In Deinococcus sedimenti, a single genomic region encodes these proteins:
- a CDS encoding translocation/assembly module TamB domain-containing protein encodes MTDGRPGDQDATPEVTPAVPGGNAPEPTPRGRRSRAWLWVLAVLGAVLLVLALLPTLLGGALLAQFGTPAGVSADRVSGPLWSPSLSGVRLDLPGLTGEAGKVGVTVASVNPLTRTVRLNVQASDAALNLNLLDLFGGASGGGGGGDGWKVVLGNLDVQRTRVNVDGTGFNVPDGRFTVTPGRAGALSVKGATRDGDLNADVLVTEKAGANVFTVNLDVDARVLNHYWPGVTAGRITGRYVLGDGPVVGDLKVTDAALRVPEAKFVTVTGIQGAATHRGDDIRLNLTGRGWDGPVIATGGVDLKAQNWSVTADATPTVAGLAQALGTTGDGALKLRVTAGGWSTVRVKGYAQGTGTVAGVGFTDANAEYTFLNEDGNTAGQTNDLAFRADTALGGSAQKVEGRWAIGREGRLTVAGVLAQKPLDVEGRIDANNRLSFGGQALGGPLRGTFGLNDTRLSAVLNPTFGAAGARVALSGTPEDLRARITDAQAGPFTGLSGSAALDRRGLRVDLGAARLTVDRDFRGTWAARGLSGSGLTLNGGGHIDLTGGDVTGTLSAAVPGLPQPLSGPLDLNYVEQRGTFTAGAQRVTWAGDAFGLRARNLAVAGGLKVTGDLTVTNTLKAFGSLRAVGPGVTVTALARGTSANLRGESNGVTVLADADLRAPYRVQARVAGADIRGNVTLDDGVRFTLTTRGDTARGVLDGENLTASGRVNLGALRPLLPGLDLGGTLDLNLAGRGGSARVNAQAGGAAIRGTLTRQDRAGTPIAADLRVTAGTGAGRADARIAGRVFPDVQATGTVQAQGQTLNLAVNGPYGALNAAVTGRTGVLSFGGVTLPAQAVNLRGTLTPALRVSGTWGELRAAYDARSGLVQVSGAQALTAFGQDGRVQGRASWAPGPAGAFRGRVDARGVLDQYTLAVAGPWNGLNLLVTDGEGLRAEGTASLPSGRYDVNVSGPLGNGLFVDGNVQGTGLEPRGQIAVRDAQGGRADVNLAGFDNLTLTARGLTLGGQRLAGTLSARGGVLNGRLDAGPFLVQADQGALRVTGSLAGQDITATGRVTLPATLENLNVRVTGPYFTASAGGSVADLRGTLTVKPQRFEVGPTAVQVPGQSFPLRGSLTGARATVGGLTYVGGTWAGALGLRYALITGPDTRPGTVQLAGQGTATLLALPSGPLTGRVSLLPALGGTLSTGLAPFTADLPANVRAALVPGRLEVALSPTSATVFTSGTRYLGDPLRLNARARWQDGVSVQGTLTHPGSRIPVAFSDAGLTVRGALLDARVLGPVLDGARGRIGLNFSVPDLDFTRANGRADVNVQAAGQTARGSLSLSRGQLSANLSSTLGGQALSVRGPLFPQANAALTFENLRATLTGRAGPQAQDTLTLRVAGAYAGKTVDVTATGAALTGGAARVTVGGSVAGAALNVTASQRRGGSLDDWTLDGSASAADLRPLLGQAGRATVTLGGTVADARLTAQGEVGGVTFRAPARYAGGVLRLDGATAELPQGTVRASGPVFPQLNLSARATLTQGLPGTFTAQVRGTPVRPDVNVQGVLASGPSGLRAAGTRVTARLLGGTYRAAFTGAALTGEVRGQLGTGALGGLQRAALNLNASVVNADTDVRLRGPIGWNARTGFSGALRAVGDVPGGPLDALLDGTPAGELTVAATLGSGLREARLTGRLPASLPLRPGGTLNLASFDVGALWGRADQVRVSGAATLGGPDWNALNASFSGAVQDAQGDLSGDLSARYAAGNARVQLTGARTSGLATLDGGRYAASLRVDGLRAARLLPAGLDVDALTVAGTLTAAGTLSGGLEALNAQNLAVKGEQAQAGPFSLYGRAAFDPRSDVLSADLSGSLRDGVLRAQGALPGGLRLTVRDLSTDYLTTASLGDGRLGADLTFGGRAADPTVAGQVTLTTPQVEALVNASGRVSDPRLNARATLRGAASGTVYAEASDLNLAAGTLRARLYGTVASGDTRATLDLNGVWPRLSGTVNAAVPGLPDPVRLTGDGRGGYALTAGRLGAGTVTLTPGPNLIPALAGRVTVTPLPLAGGTGDATLTASVGGTLVSPTVAGTVVTRGATLAGVTLADLTGNFSGTPGGLTGTLSQAGRAVATLNGTRVQLDRLSARVAGSALEVSGAAALDGSADLTVDASGPLAGRVQATYRAQALTLRGNLSGPQALRAALDVTADRLGGWRGTARVTGGPAGLLTQPLTLRLSGPLASPLAQGEAGLLGAGARIVASARSVQVRLVDGPQAQGSGVLEARPDARGTWALLGTASLSRPEGALTVTAGGTLTDPQAQLSVRRGEWRASGTASLNAADLNVSDGLVDGTLRWQAGQLAANLPGLNLGRLGITGLSGLLTASGTVNTDTSSGRVALQVRELDTPYAAPYLGVALRGSLDGDVILRGGRPEVNLTAALNAGTLTLRAAQGDAFWTGSVTGRLTQGAGTLDVNVRADMGGLTGTLGATAYPLELAGQSVALNGTVRLAGQTFTAALVGGNRTGTVDVDASGGVADLIPALEGLLAVRPTGDGYALRATLDELEIRDLKVAPALSGRVSGQASLRDGGGTFVLRADQLMVGPKTLPARLEGTQVGTDWRIRGFLGESDFTAGLGSGDVFGQGNLRGLPVGALVGAFTGEAPGEGLVTGVARFRFPLADPPAGTLNVVAERIRVSATSGTGTDAVTETLTGSGTLDFAARELRGVNIQLGGAGTWDVRGQYTRENVNLSAQFTNTTFTPVLRLVPGLADLQPSLKGSLTVSAAGTYDRPRGLIRAENLQGSVAGLSLRVPQFAGDLPDSGAFTAGGRVLTGGTVGTDGAVTLAGQLTLGRLSGTRATFTGLLAPQALGALPNTTATLAQQPDGRWTVDAQSRSTTAASGAGSLSLTGTLSPRWDLNLSARNYNLPLAAIYGRESALNADLRAVDDGSVIRVTGAADFARLVLGRVNAPTTIPAPGQSSTDPTTGRTTDNFVSPLPEQFTTFPQEGEAAVRAARPFLERLVFEDIPISATNGIRIDENLVRAEFTGNLMLAGTGDRPRLTGNIRSQRGFVYLRENEFAIQSSSVTFSGDNLYPKFELVANGTVTAVTTRQRVPVTLDIGGEFVTRGNGATVLDLNTTLRCTAEGSSCADPDTGLPYGEPELYALVATGVPNLTALPSNLGALGSSALQTALNVFVLGEFERTIANAFGLDVFRLTPQLSVENGTLGATITLGSYLTRDLYLQYQVDLNGEGLINAEYTAPDSRFTFKVSTPLKGLNLQSVRPTFSVGYNVNDRTNVNFGVENGERGAVFRFGIRYLFGR; translated from the coding sequence GTGACGGACGGACGCCCCGGCGATCAGGACGCCACGCCCGAGGTGACGCCAGCAGTCCCCGGCGGGAACGCGCCCGAACCCACGCCACGCGGGCGCCGCAGCCGCGCCTGGCTGTGGGTGCTGGCCGTCCTCGGGGCGGTGCTGCTCGTGCTGGCGCTGCTCCCGACCCTGCTGGGGGGCGCGCTGCTGGCGCAGTTCGGAACGCCCGCAGGCGTGAGTGCCGACCGGGTCAGCGGGCCTCTGTGGTCGCCGAGCCTCTCGGGCGTGCGGCTGGACCTGCCGGGCCTGACGGGCGAGGCGGGGAAGGTGGGCGTGACGGTCGCCAGCGTGAACCCGCTGACCCGCACCGTGCGCCTGAACGTGCAGGCGTCCGACGCCGCGCTGAACCTGAACCTGCTGGACCTGTTCGGCGGCGCCAGCGGCGGCGGGGGCGGGGGCGACGGCTGGAAGGTCGTGCTGGGGAACCTGGACGTGCAGCGCACCCGGGTGAATGTGGACGGAACGGGGTTCAACGTGCCCGACGGGCGGTTCACGGTCACGCCAGGCCGCGCGGGCGCACTGTCCGTGAAGGGAGCGACGCGGGACGGGGACCTGAATGCCGACGTGCTGGTCACCGAGAAGGCCGGGGCGAACGTGTTCACGGTGAATCTGGACGTGGACGCGCGGGTGCTGAACCACTACTGGCCGGGCGTGACGGCGGGCCGCATCACCGGGCGGTACGTGCTGGGCGACGGCCCTGTTGTGGGTGACCTGAAGGTCACGGACGCGGCCCTGCGCGTGCCGGAGGCGAAGTTCGTGACCGTGACCGGCATCCAGGGCGCGGCCACCCACCGGGGTGACGACATCCGCCTGAACCTCACGGGTCGCGGCTGGGACGGACCGGTCATCGCGACCGGTGGGGTGGACCTGAAGGCGCAGAACTGGTCCGTGACGGCGGACGCCACGCCCACCGTGGCGGGGCTGGCGCAGGCGCTGGGCACCACGGGTGACGGCGCGCTGAAACTGCGGGTCACGGCGGGCGGCTGGAGCACCGTCCGCGTGAAGGGGTACGCGCAGGGAACCGGCACGGTGGCCGGGGTGGGCTTCACTGACGCGAACGCCGAGTACACCTTCCTGAACGAGGACGGCAACACCGCCGGGCAGACGAACGACCTGGCCTTCCGGGCCGACACGGCGCTGGGCGGCTCGGCGCAGAAGGTGGAGGGCCGCTGGGCGATCGGGCGGGAGGGTCGCCTGACCGTGGCGGGCGTACTGGCCCAGAAACCCCTGGATGTCGAGGGCCGGATTGACGCGAACAACCGGCTGTCCTTTGGCGGTCAGGCCCTGGGTGGCCCCCTGCGCGGCACCTTCGGGCTGAATGACACGCGGCTGAGTGCCGTGCTGAACCCCACGTTCGGCGCCGCCGGGGCCCGCGTGGCCCTGAGCGGCACGCCCGAGGACCTGCGTGCGCGCATCACAGACGCGCAGGCGGGACCCTTCACCGGCCTCTCGGGCAGCGCGGCCCTGGACCGCCGGGGTCTGCGCGTGGATCTGGGCGCGGCCCGCCTGACCGTGGACCGGGACTTCCGGGGCACCTGGGCCGCCCGCGGCCTGTCGGGCAGTGGCCTGACGCTGAATGGCGGCGGCCACATCGACCTGACCGGCGGGGACGTGACGGGCACCCTGAGCGCGGCCGTGCCCGGCCTGCCCCAGCCGCTGAGCGGCCCGCTGGACCTGAACTACGTCGAGCAGCGGGGGACCTTCACGGCGGGTGCTCAGCGCGTGACCTGGGCGGGCGACGCGTTCGGCCTGCGCGCCCGGAACCTCGCGGTCGCGGGGGGCCTCAAGGTCACGGGGGACCTGACGGTCACGAACACCCTGAAGGCGTTCGGGTCGCTGCGGGCCGTGGGCCCGGGCGTGACCGTGACGGCCCTGGCGCGCGGCACCAGCGCGAATCTGCGGGGCGAGTCGAACGGCGTGACGGTCCTGGCGGACGCGGACCTGCGCGCCCCGTACCGCGTGCAGGCGCGCGTGGCGGGCGCCGACATCCGCGGCAACGTGACGCTGGACGACGGCGTCCGCTTCACGCTCACCACGCGAGGCGACACGGCCCGCGGCGTACTGGACGGCGAGAACCTCACCGCGAGCGGCCGCGTGAACCTGGGCGCGCTGCGGCCCCTCCTGCCGGGCCTGGACCTGGGCGGCACCCTGGACCTGAACCTCGCGGGCCGGGGGGGCTCGGCCCGCGTGAACGCGCAGGCGGGCGGCGCCGCGATTCGCGGCACCCTGACCCGGCAGGACCGCGCCGGAACGCCCATCGCGGCGGACCTGCGGGTCACGGCAGGCACGGGCGCGGGCCGCGCCGACGCGCGGATCGCCGGGCGGGTCTTTCCGGACGTGCAGGCCACCGGCACCGTGCAGGCGCAGGGCCAGACCCTGAATCTCGCCGTGAACGGTCCGTACGGCGCGCTGAACGCCGCAGTCACGGGACGAACCGGCGTGCTGTCGTTCGGAGGCGTGACGCTGCCCGCGCAGGCGGTGAACCTCCGGGGCACCCTGACGCCCGCCCTGCGCGTCAGCGGCACCTGGGGCGAGCTGCGCGCCGCGTACGACGCCCGCAGCGGTCTGGTGCAGGTCAGCGGCGCGCAGGCCCTCACTGCCTTCGGGCAGGACGGTCGCGTGCAGGGCCGCGCGTCCTGGGCGCCCGGACCCGCCGGGGCCTTCCGGGGTCGCGTGGACGCGCGGGGCGTGCTGGACCAGTACACCCTGGCCGTCGCCGGTCCATGGAACGGCCTGAACCTGCTCGTCACGGACGGCGAGGGCCTGCGCGCCGAGGGCACCGCCTCGCTGCCCAGCGGCCGGTACGACGTGAACGTGAGCGGCCCCCTCGGCAATGGGCTGTTCGTGGACGGGAACGTGCAGGGCACCGGACTGGAACCTCGCGGGCAGATCGCCGTGCGGGACGCGCAGGGCGGCCGGGCGGACGTGAACCTCGCGGGCTTCGACAACCTGACCCTGACCGCCCGCGGCCTGACGCTGGGCGGCCAGCGCCTCGCCGGGACCCTGAGCGCGCGCGGCGGCGTGCTGAACGGCCGCCTGGACGCCGGGCCCTTCCTGGTGCAGGCCGACCAGGGGGCGCTGCGCGTCACCGGGTCCCTGGCCGGGCAGGACATCACGGCGACCGGGCGGGTCACGCTGCCCGCCACGCTGGAGAACCTGAACGTGCGCGTCACCGGCCCGTACTTCACGGCGTCGGCCGGGGGCAGCGTCGCCGATCTGCGCGGCACCCTGACCGTGAAACCGCAGAGGTTCGAGGTGGGGCCGACCGCCGTTCAGGTGCCGGGGCAGTCGTTCCCGCTGCGCGGCTCGCTGACCGGCGCGCGCGCCACCGTCGGCGGCCTGACGTACGTGGGCGGCACCTGGGCCGGGGCGCTGGGCCTGCGCTACGCGCTGATCACCGGGCCGGACACCCGCCCGGGGACCGTGCAGCTGGCGGGGCAGGGCACGGCGACCCTGCTGGCCCTGCCCTCGGGACCGCTGACCGGGCGGGTGTCGCTGCTGCCCGCGCTGGGCGGCACGCTGAGCACCGGTCTCGCGCCGTTCACGGCGGACCTCCCGGCGAACGTGCGCGCCGCGCTTGTTCCCGGGCGGCTGGAGGTGGCCCTCAGCCCCACCAGCGCCACGGTGTTCACGAGCGGCACCCGCTACCTGGGCGACCCGCTGCGCCTGAACGCCCGCGCCCGCTGGCAGGACGGCGTGTCGGTGCAGGGCACCCTCACGCACCCGGGGTCGCGGATTCCGGTGGCGTTCAGTGACGCCGGACTGACCGTGCGCGGCGCCCTGCTGGACGCGCGGGTGCTGGGCCCGGTGCTGGACGGCGCGCGCGGCCGGATCGGCCTGAACTTCAGCGTGCCGGACCTGGATTTCACCCGCGCCAACGGCCGCGCGGACGTGAACGTGCAGGCAGCCGGTCAGACGGCGCGCGGCAGCCTGAGCCTGTCCCGTGGGCAGCTGAGCGCGAACCTCAGCAGCACCCTGGGCGGGCAGGCACTGAGCGTGCGCGGGCCGCTGTTCCCGCAGGCGAACGCCGCGCTGACCTTCGAGAACCTGCGCGCCACCCTGACGGGCCGCGCGGGACCGCAGGCGCAGGACACCCTGACCCTGCGGGTGGCCGGCGCGTATGCCGGGAAGACGGTGGACGTCACCGCGACCGGCGCGGCCCTGACCGGTGGCGCCGCCCGCGTCACCGTGGGCGGCAGCGTGGCGGGCGCGGCGCTGAACGTGACCGCCTCGCAGCGGCGCGGCGGCAGCCTGGATGACTGGACCCTGGACGGTTCGGCCAGCGCCGCCGATCTGCGCCCCCTGCTGGGTCAGGCCGGGCGGGCGACCGTCACGCTGGGCGGCACCGTGGCCGACGCGCGCCTGACCGCGCAGGGCGAGGTGGGCGGCGTGACCTTCCGCGCCCCGGCACGCTACGCGGGCGGCGTGCTGCGCCTAGACGGCGCGACCGCCGAACTGCCGCAGGGCACCGTGCGGGCCAGCGGCCCGGTCTTCCCGCAGCTGAACCTGAGTGCGCGGGCGACCCTCACGCAGGGCCTGCCCGGCACGTTCACCGCGCAGGTGCGCGGCACCCCCGTCCGGCCGGACGTGAACGTGCAGGGCGTCCTCGCCAGCGGTCCGTCGGGCCTGCGCGCCGCCGGAACGCGCGTCACGGCCCGCCTGCTGGGCGGCACGTACCGCGCGGCCTTCACGGGCGCGGCCCTGACGGGCGAGGTGCGCGGCCAGCTGGGCACCGGCGCGCTGGGCGGCCTGCAACGCGCCGCCCTGAATCTGAATGCGTCGGTCGTGAACGCGGACACCGACGTTCGTCTGCGCGGCCCGATCGGCTGGAACGCCCGCACGGGCTTCAGCGGAGCGCTGCGCGCCGTGGGGGACGTGCCGGGCGGTCCGCTGGACGCCCTGCTGGACGGCACCCCGGCGGGCGAGCTGACGGTCGCGGCCACCCTGGGCAGCGGGCTGCGCGAGGCGCGCCTGACCGGCCGCCTGCCCGCCAGTCTGCCCCTGCGGCCCGGCGGCACCCTGAACCTCGCCAGTTTCGACGTGGGCGCCCTGTGGGGCCGCGCCGACCAGGTGCGCGTGAGTGGCGCCGCCACGCTGGGCGGCCCGGACTGGAATGCCCTGAACGCCTCGTTCAGTGGCGCCGTGCAGGACGCGCAGGGTGACCTGAGCGGTGACCTGAGTGCCCGCTACGCCGCCGGGAACGCCCGCGTTCAGCTGACGGGCGCGCGCACCAGCGGCCTCGCCACGCTGGACGGGGGCCGCTACGCCGCGTCACTGCGGGTGGACGGCCTGCGGGCCGCGCGCCTGCTGCCCGCCGGGCTGGACGTGGACGCCCTGACCGTGGCGGGCACCCTGACTGCCGCCGGGACCCTCTCGGGTGGCCTGGAGGCCCTGAACGCCCAGAATCTCGCCGTGAAGGGTGAGCAGGCGCAGGCCGGGCCGTTCAGCCTGTACGGGCGGGCCGCCTTCGACCCGCGTTCGGACGTGCTGAGCGCCGACCTGAGCGGCAGCCTGCGTGACGGCGTGCTGCGTGCCCAGGGCGCGCTGCCGGGCGGGCTGCGCCTCACGGTGCGTGACCTGAGCACCGACTACCTGACCACCGCCTCGCTGGGGGACGGGCGCCTGGGCGCGGACCTGACCTTCGGGGGCCGCGCCGCCGACCCGACCGTCGCCGGGCAGGTGACCCTGACCACCCCGCAGGTCGAGGCGCTGGTGAACGCGTCGGGTCGGGTCAGCGACCCGCGCCTGAACGCCCGCGCCACCCTGCGCGGCGCGGCCAGCGGCACCGTGTACGCCGAGGCCAGTGACCTGAACCTCGCCGCCGGAACCCTCCGCGCGCGGCTGTACGGCACGGTCGCCAGCGGCGACACGCGCGCCACCCTGGACCTGAATGGCGTCTGGCCGCGCCTGAGCGGCACCGTGAACGCGGCGGTGCCGGGCCTGCCCGACCCCGTCCGCCTCACCGGAGATGGCCGCGGCGGGTACGCCCTGACCGCCGGTCGCCTCGGCGCGGGAACCGTCACCCTCACGCCGGGGCCGAACCTGATTCCTGCCCTGGCCGGACGGGTGACCGTCACGCCGCTTCCCCTGGCGGGCGGCACGGGCGACGCGACCCTGACCGCCAGCGTGGGCGGCACGCTGGTCTCCCCCACCGTGGCCGGCACGGTCGTCACGCGCGGCGCGACCCTCGCCGGGGTGACGCTGGCCGACCTGACCGGAAACTTCAGCGGCACGCCGGGTGGCCTGACCGGCACGCTGAGTCAGGCGGGCCGCGCGGTGGCCACCCTGAACGGCACCCGCGTGCAGCTGGACCGCCTGTCGGCCCGGGTCGCGGGCAGCGCCCTGGAGGTCAGTGGCGCGGCCGCCCTGGACGGCAGCGCGGACCTGACGGTGGACGCGAGCGGCCCCCTGGCGGGCCGGGTGCAGGCCACGTACCGCGCGCAGGCGCTGACCCTGCGCGGGAATCTCAGCGGGCCGCAGGCGCTGCGCGCCGCGCTGGATGTCACGGCGGACCGGCTGGGCGGCTGGCGCGGCACCGCGCGCGTGACCGGCGGACCCGCCGGGTTGCTCACGCAGCCGCTGACGCTGCGCCTGAGCGGCCCGCTGGCCTCCCCGCTGGCGCAGGGCGAGGCCGGACTGCTCGGCGCGGGCGCACGCATCGTCGCCAGCGCCCGCAGCGTGCAGGTGCGTCTCGTGGACGGCCCGCAGGCGCAGGGCAGCGGCGTCCTCGAAGCCCGCCCGGATGCGCGCGGCACGTGGGCGCTGCTGGGCACCGCCAGCCTGTCCCGCCCCGAGGGTGCCCTGACCGTCACGGCAGGCGGCACCCTGACCGACCCGCAGGCGCAGCTGTCCGTGCGGCGCGGCGAGTGGCGGGCCAGCGGCACGGCCAGCCTGAACGCCGCCGACCTGAACGTCTCCGACGGGCTGGTGGACGGCACGCTCCGCTGGCAGGCGGGCCAGCTGGCCGCGAACCTCCCGGGTCTGAACCTGGGCCGCCTGGGCATCACGGGCCTGTCGGGCCTGCTGACCGCCAGCGGCACCGTGAACACCGACACCAGCTCGGGTCGCGTAGCGCTGCAGGTGCGGGAACTGGACACCCCGTACGCCGCGCCGTACCTGGGCGTCGCCCTGCGCGGCAGCCTGGACGGCGACGTCATCCTGCGCGGCGGCCGCCCGGAGGTGAACCTGACGGCCGCCCTGAATGCCGGAACGCTGACGCTGCGCGCCGCGCAGGGCGACGCGTTCTGGACCGGGAGCGTAACCGGCCGCCTGACCCAGGGCGCCGGTACGCTGGACGTGAACGTCCGCGCCGACATGGGTGGCCTGACCGGCACGCTGGGCGCCACGGCCTACCCGCTGGAACTCGCCGGGCAGTCGGTCGCCCTGAACGGCACGGTGCGGCTGGCCGGGCAGACCTTCACGGCCGCGCTGGTCGGCGGGAACCGCACCGGGACGGTCGACGTGGACGCGTCCGGCGGCGTCGCCGACCTCATCCCGGCGCTGGAAGGCCTGCTGGCCGTGCGGCCCACCGGCGACGGGTACGCGCTGCGCGCCACGCTGGACGAACTGGAGATCCGTGACCTGAAGGTGGCACCCGCCCTGTCCGGCCGCGTGAGCGGGCAGGCCAGCCTGCGCGACGGGGGCGGCACGTTCGTGCTGCGCGCCGATCAGCTGATGGTCGGCCCGAAGACGCTGCCCGCCCGCCTGGAAGGCACGCAGGTCGGCACCGACTGGCGCATCCGCGGCTTCCTGGGCGAGTCGGACTTCACGGCCGGCCTGGGCAGCGGCGACGTATTCGGACAGGGGAACCTGCGGGGCCTGCCGGTGGGCGCGCTGGTCGGGGCGTTCACGGGCGAGGCGCCCGGCGAGGGACTGGTGACCGGCGTGGCCCGCTTCCGCTTCCCGCTGGCCGACCCGCCCGCCGGAACGCTGAACGTGGTCGCCGAACGCATCCGCGTGAGCGCCACGAGCGGCACCGGCACGGACGCCGTGACCGAGACCCTGACGGGCAGCGGCACGCTGGACTTCGCGGCGCGGGAACTGCGCGGCGTGAATATCCAGCTGGGCGGCGCCGGGACCTGGGACGTGCGCGGGCAGTACACCCGCGAGAACGTGAACCTGAGCGCCCAGTTCACGAACACCACCTTCACGCCCGTCCTGCGGCTGGTACCGGGACTGGCGGACCTGCAGCCCAGCCTGAAGGGCAGCCTGACCGTCTCGGCGGCCGGAACGTACGACCGCCCCCGCGGCCTGATCCGCGCCGAGAACCTGCAGGGCAGCGTCGCGGGCCTGAGCCTGCGCGTCCCGCAGTTCGCCGGGGACCTGCCGGACAGCGGGGCGTTCACGGCGGGCGGCCGGGTCCTGACCGGCGGCACGGTCGGCACCGACGGCGCCGTCACCCTGGCCGGGCAGCTGACGCTGGGCCGCCTGAGCGGCACCCGCGCGACCTTCACGGGCCTGCTGGCGCCGCAGGCGCTGGGCGCCCTGCCGAACACCACGGCCACCCTCGCGCAGCAGCCGGACGGCCGCTGGACGGTGGACGCGCAGAGCCGTAGCACCACGGCCGCCAGCGGGGCGGGCAGCCTGAGCCTGACCGGCACCCTGTCGCCCCGCTGGGACCTGAATCTGTCGGCGCGGAACTACAACCTGCCGCTCGCCGCGATCTACGGCCGTGAGAGCGCCCTGAACGCCGACCTGCGCGCCGTGGACGACGGCAGCGTCATCCGAGTGACCGGCGCGGCCGACTTCGCGCGGCTGGTGCTGGGCCGCGTGAACGCCCCCACGACCATTCCCGCCCCGGGGCAGAGCAGCACCGATCCCACCACCGGGCGCACCACCGACAACTTCGTCAGTCCGCTGCCCGAGCAGTTCACGACCTTCCCGCAGGAGGGCGAGGCGGCCGTGCGCGCCGCGCGGCCCTTCCTGGAACGGCTGGTGTTCGAGGACATTCCCATCAGCGCCACGAACGGCATCCGCATCGACGAGAACCTCGTGCGGGCCGAATTCACGGGCAACCTGATGCTGGCCGGGACCGGCGACCGACCGCGCCTGACGGGCAACATCCGCTCTCAGCGCGGCTTCGTGTACCTGCGGGAAAACGAGTTCGCCATCCAGTCGAGTTCCGTGACGTTCAGCGGCGACAACCTCTACCCGAAGTTCGAGCTGGTGGCCAACGGCACGGTCACGGCCGTCACGACCCGGCAACGGGTCCCGGTGACGCTGGATATCGGCGGCGAGTTCGTCACGCGCGGGAACGGCGCCACCGTGCTGGACCTGAACACCACGCTGCGCTGCACGGCCGAGGGCAGCAGCTGCGCCGATCCCGACACGGGCCTGCCGTACGGCGAACCCGAACTGTACGCCCTGGTCGCCACCGGGGTCCCGAACCTGACCGCGCTGCCCAGCAACCTGGGCGCGCTGGGCTCCAGTGCGCTGCAGACCGCGCTGAACGTCTTCGTGCTGGGCGAGTTCGAACGCACGATCGCCAACGCGTTCGGGCTGGACGTGTTCCGCCTGACGCCGCAGCTGAGCGTCGAGAACGGCACGCTGGGCGCGACCATCACGCTCGGGTCGTACCTGACCCGTGACCTGTATCTGCAGTACCAGGTGGACCTGAACGGCGAGGGCCTGATCAACGCGGAGTACACTGCGCCCGACAGCCGCTTCACGTTCAAGGTCAGCACGCCTCTCAAGGGCCTGAACCTGCAGTCGGTGCGGCCCACCTTCAGCGTCGGGTACAACGTGAACGACCGGACGAACGTGAACTTCGGGGTGGAGAACGGCGAGCGCGGCGCGGTGTTCCGCTTCGGTATCCGCTACCTGTTCGGCCGGTAG